In the genome of Nocardioides seonyuensis, one region contains:
- a CDS encoding HU family DNA-binding protein, whose amino-acid sequence MNKSQLIDALAARYEGNRKQAAHALDSVLDTITREVARGEKVAITGFGSFEKAVRNARWVRNPQTGERIKSKKKSVPKFSAGKEFKDIISGAKKLQKLTAANMPKPPAQVRAAASAVSAPARAAATKKATPAKKATPAKTAAAKKATPAKKTTAKKATPAKKTAPAKTAAAKKTTPAKKTTAKKATPAKKSTPAKKTTAKKATPAKKTTTAKKAPAKKTAKKS is encoded by the coding sequence GTGAACAAGTCACAGCTCATCGACGCGCTCGCCGCGCGTTACGAGGGGAACCGCAAGCAGGCGGCCCACGCACTCGACTCGGTGCTCGACACCATCACCCGCGAAGTCGCGCGGGGTGAGAAGGTGGCGATCACCGGCTTCGGTTCGTTCGAGAAGGCGGTGCGCAACGCCCGCTGGGTCCGCAACCCGCAGACCGGCGAGCGCATCAAGTCCAAGAAGAAGTCGGTGCCGAAGTTCTCCGCAGGCAAGGAGTTCAAGGACATCATCTCCGGCGCCAAGAAGCTCCAGAAGCTGACGGCAGCCAACATGCCCAAGCCTCCGGCCCAGGTGCGCGCTGCCGCGTCCGCGGTGTCCGCCCCGGCCCGGGCTGCGGCGACGAAGAAGGCCACCCCGGCCAAGAAGGCCACGCCGGCAAAGACGGCAGCTGCCAAGAAGGCCACGCCGGCCAAGAAGACCACGGCGAAGAAGGCCACCCCGGCCAAGAAGACCGCTCCCGCCAAGACCGCGGCTGCCAAGAAGACGACGCCGGCCAAGAAGACCACGGCGAAGAAGGCCACCCCGGCCAAGAAGTCGACGCCGGCCAAGAAGACCACGGCGAAGAAGGCCACTCCCGCCAAGAAGACCACCACGGCCAAGAAGGCTCCGGCGAAGAAGACCGCCAAGAAGTCCTGA
- the leuD gene encoding 3-isopropylmalate dehydratase small subunit, giving the protein MDKFTTHTGVGVPLRRSNVDTDQIIPAVYLKRVTRSGFEDGLFAAWRGDEDFVLNKPEYAAGTVLVAGPDFGTGSSREHAVWALQNYGFRAVISSRFADIFRGNSGKAGLVAAQVDEKVVQRLWDYLEDFPGASVTVDLESRTVKAGEGPDAIEDSFDIDDYTRWRLLEGLDDIGITLGHADEIAKFEASRPSWKPATL; this is encoded by the coding sequence ATGGACAAGTTCACCACCCACACCGGCGTCGGCGTCCCACTGCGACGCAGCAACGTCGACACCGACCAGATCATCCCGGCGGTCTACCTCAAGCGCGTGACCCGCAGCGGTTTCGAGGACGGGCTGTTCGCAGCCTGGCGCGGCGACGAGGACTTCGTGCTCAACAAGCCCGAGTACGCCGCAGGCACCGTGCTCGTCGCCGGTCCCGACTTCGGCACCGGCTCCTCGCGCGAGCACGCCGTCTGGGCACTGCAGAACTACGGCTTCCGGGCCGTCATCTCCTCGAGGTTCGCTGACATCTTCCGCGGCAACTCCGGCAAGGCCGGTCTCGTCGCCGCGCAGGTCGACGAGAAGGTCGTGCAGCGACTCTGGGACTACCTCGAGGACTTCCCGGGCGCCTCCGTGACCGTCGACCTGGAGAGCCGAACGGTCAAGGCTGGTGAGGGTCCTGACGCAATCGAGGACTCCTTCGACATCGACGACTACACGCGTTGGCGTCTGCTCGAGGGGCTCGACGACATCGGCATCACGTTGGGTCACGCCGATGAGATCGCCAAATTCGAGGCAAGTCGCCCGAGCTGGAAACCAGCCACTCTCTGA
- the leuC gene encoding 3-isopropylmalate dehydratase large subunit, producing the protein MATSPRTLAEKVWDEHVVRTAPGEPDLLFIDLHLLHEVTSPQAFDGLRLANRAVRRPDLTLATEDHNVPTLDWDKPIKDPVSRTQVETLRKNAAEFGVRLHPLGDVEQGIVHVVGPQLGLTQPGMTIVCGDSHTSTHGAFGAIAFGIGTSEVEHVLATQTLTQAKPKTMSVTVNGSLPAGVTAKDLVLTLIAHTGTGGGQGYIVEYRGQAIEELSMEGRMTVCNMSIEWGAKAGMIAPDQTTFDYIEGKPEAPKGADWDAAVAHWKTLVTDEDAVFDKEIVLDATTMAPFVTWGTNPGQGVPLSAEVPSPDDFDEPTDKIATEKALEYMGLEARTPMREIAIDTVFVGSCTNGRIEDLRLAAQILEGRKVADNTRLLVVPGSVRVRLQAQEEGLDKIFVEAGAEWRGAGCSMCLGMNPDQLAPQERSASTSNRNFEGRQGKGGRTHLVSIPVAAATAVRGTLSSPADLD; encoded by the coding sequence ATGGCAACGAGCCCCAGGACATTGGCCGAGAAGGTGTGGGACGAGCACGTCGTCCGCACCGCACCGGGTGAGCCGGACCTGTTGTTCATCGACCTCCACCTCCTGCACGAGGTGACCTCGCCCCAGGCCTTCGACGGGCTCCGGCTGGCCAACCGTGCGGTCCGCAGGCCCGACCTGACCCTTGCGACCGAGGACCACAACGTCCCGACGCTCGACTGGGACAAGCCGATCAAGGATCCGGTGAGCCGCACGCAGGTCGAGACGCTGCGCAAGAACGCCGCGGAGTTCGGGGTCCGCCTGCACCCCCTCGGTGACGTCGAGCAGGGCATCGTGCACGTCGTCGGTCCTCAGCTGGGCCTGACCCAGCCGGGCATGACCATCGTCTGCGGCGACAGCCACACGTCCACGCACGGCGCCTTCGGAGCGATCGCCTTCGGCATCGGCACGTCCGAGGTCGAGCATGTCCTGGCGACGCAGACGCTCACCCAGGCCAAGCCCAAGACCATGTCGGTGACCGTCAACGGCTCGCTGCCTGCCGGGGTCACGGCCAAGGACCTCGTTCTCACGCTCATCGCCCACACCGGGACCGGCGGTGGCCAGGGCTACATCGTGGAGTACCGCGGCCAGGCCATCGAGGAGCTCTCGATGGAAGGACGCATGACGGTCTGCAACATGTCGATCGAGTGGGGTGCGAAGGCCGGCATGATCGCGCCCGACCAGACCACCTTCGACTACATCGAGGGCAAGCCCGAGGCCCCCAAGGGAGCCGACTGGGACGCCGCGGTCGCCCACTGGAAGACGCTGGTCACCGACGAGGACGCCGTCTTCGACAAGGAGATCGTGCTCGACGCGACGACCATGGCGCCCTTCGTGACGTGGGGGACCAACCCCGGCCAGGGGGTCCCGCTCAGTGCCGAGGTCCCCAGCCCCGACGACTTCGACGAGCCGACCGACAAGATCGCCACCGAGAAGGCCCTCGAGTACATGGGCCTCGAGGCCCGCACCCCGATGCGTGAGATCGCCATCGACACCGTCTTCGTCGGGTCCTGCACCAACGGCCGCATCGAGGACCTCCGCCTCGCAGCCCAGATCCTCGAGGGCCGCAAGGTCGCCGACAACACCCGCCTGCTCGTCGTGCCGGGCTCGGTCCGCGTGCGACTCCAGGCCCAGGAGGAGGGCCTCGACAAGATCTTCGTCGAGGCCGGCGCAGAGTGGCGAGGAGCCGGCTGCTCCATGTGCCTGGGCATGAACCCCGACCAGCTCGCCCCCCAGGAGCGAAGTGCGTCGACCTCCAACCGCAACTTCGAGGGTCGTCAGGGCAAGGGTGGGCGCACCCACCTGGTGTCGATCCCCGTGGCTGCCGCCACCGCCGTTCGCGGCACCCTGTCGTCGCCCGCCGACCTGGACTGA
- a CDS encoding IclR family transcriptional regulator has product MDNGSGVGVLDKAALVLAALEAGPATLAGLVAGTGLARPTAHRLAVALEHHRLVSRDMQGRFVLGPRLSELSAAAGEDRLLAAAGPVLARLRDITGESAQLWRRQGEHRVCVAAAERPSGLRDTIPVGSQLTMRAGSAAQVLLAWEDPDRMHRGLQNAAFSATALSGIRRRGWAQSVGEREQGVASVSAPVRSPGGKIIAAVSVSGPLERLSRQPGRMHAPAVLAAAERLSESLRRAAAE; this is encoded by the coding sequence ATGGACAACGGATCTGGGGTAGGGGTACTCGACAAGGCCGCCTTGGTGCTGGCCGCGCTCGAGGCCGGACCCGCCACGCTGGCAGGTCTGGTGGCGGGAACGGGCCTCGCGCGACCGACGGCCCACCGGCTGGCAGTGGCGCTCGAGCACCACCGCCTCGTCTCGCGAGACATGCAGGGCCGTTTCGTGCTGGGGCCACGGCTCTCCGAGCTCTCCGCCGCCGCCGGCGAGGACCGGCTCCTCGCGGCGGCCGGCCCCGTGCTCGCGCGGCTGCGCGACATCACCGGCGAGTCCGCCCAGCTGTGGCGCCGGCAGGGCGAGCACCGTGTGTGCGTCGCCGCTGCCGAGCGTCCCTCGGGCCTGCGCGACACGATCCCGGTCGGATCACAGCTCACCATGCGCGCCGGGTCGGCCGCCCAGGTGCTGCTCGCGTGGGAAGACCCCGACCGCATGCACCGAGGCCTCCAGAACGCCGCGTTCTCAGCGACCGCGCTGTCGGGGATCAGGCGCCGCGGCTGGGCCCAGTCAGTCGGTGAGCGCGAGCAGGGCGTCGCCTCCGTCTCCGCCCCGGTGCGCTCCCCCGGCGGCAAGATCATCGCCGCCGTCTCGGTCTCCGGCCCGCTCGAGCGGCTCTCCCGCCAGCCCGGTCGCATGCACGCTCCGGCCGTCCTGGCCGCTGCCGAGAGACTCTCGGAGTCGCTGCGCCGCGCTGCGGCCGAATAG
- a CDS encoding methylated-DNA--[protein]-cysteine S-methyltransferase has product MFTVMPSPIGDLRIVARDEAIEAIEFTPFRPPADGRPLGPRLDDDLLLREAVRQLDAYFARDLKEFDLPLAPQGTEFQQRVWEQLRAIGYGETASYGAIAHRLGMTNAASRAVGLANGRNPIPVVVPCHRVIGANGTLTGYAGGLERKQALLDLERSGTLF; this is encoded by the coding sequence ATGTTCACCGTGATGCCCTCGCCGATCGGCGACCTGCGCATCGTCGCGCGCGACGAGGCGATCGAGGCGATCGAGTTCACTCCGTTCCGCCCGCCGGCGGACGGGCGGCCGCTCGGTCCGCGCCTCGACGACGACCTGTTGTTGCGGGAGGCGGTCCGCCAGCTCGACGCCTACTTCGCTCGCGACCTCAAGGAGTTCGACCTCCCGCTGGCGCCGCAGGGGACCGAGTTCCAGCAGCGCGTCTGGGAGCAGCTGCGGGCCATCGGCTACGGCGAGACCGCTTCGTACGGCGCGATAGCCCACCGGCTCGGGATGACCAACGCCGCGTCGCGCGCGGTGGGCCTGGCCAACGGCCGCAACCCGATCCCGGTGGTGGTGCCCTGCCACCGGGTCATCGGCGCCAACGGGACGTTGACCGGCTATGCCGGCGGCCTGGAGCGCAAGCAGGCGCTGCTCGACCTGGAGCGCTCCGGCACGCTCTTCTGA
- a CDS encoding AlkA N-terminal domain-containing protein, translating to MTASTVDLDPASCYRAVKSRDRRFDGVFYTAVRTTGIYCRPSCPARTPAFANVSFHPTAASAQSAGYRACKRCIPDATPGSPGWDVAADVAGRAMRLISDGVVDREGVDGLSRRLGYTSRHLSRLLTRELGAGPLALARARRAQTARSLVESTDLRLTDVGFAAGFSSIRQFNETMREVYGSSPTQLRGRRRHGRPASGTVSFRLAVRTPFEGRSLLEFLAVRAVPGVEVADESSYSRTLSLPHGHGTVRLELADLLADGGVGQVSATFELSDLRDTSAAVERTRRLLDADCDPVAVTEALASDPVIGPLVRRHPGLRVPGHVDGAELAVRAVLGQQVSVARARGMAEGLVAEHGVAIETGTDGLTRLFPTAAALAGLAPEDFPMPRARGRALLALCAAVADGQVALDRGGDRVAVRDSLLAIPGIGPWTADYIALRALGDPDVFLPTDVGIRHALAALGADPADAATLSEEWRPWRSYAQLQLWHSLSTPEGER from the coding sequence ATGACCGCAAGCACCGTCGACCTGGATCCCGCATCCTGCTACCGCGCGGTGAAGAGCCGGGACCGGCGGTTCGACGGGGTCTTCTACACCGCGGTGCGCACGACCGGGATCTACTGCCGCCCGTCCTGTCCCGCCCGGACGCCGGCCTTTGCCAACGTCTCCTTCCACCCGACCGCGGCCTCGGCGCAGTCGGCCGGCTACCGCGCCTGCAAGCGGTGCATCCCCGACGCCACGCCGGGGAGCCCGGGGTGGGACGTGGCCGCCGACGTCGCCGGACGCGCCATGCGGCTCATCAGCGACGGGGTGGTGGACCGGGAGGGCGTCGACGGCCTGTCCCGTCGGCTCGGCTACACCTCGCGCCACCTCTCCCGGCTGCTCACCCGCGAGCTCGGTGCGGGCCCCCTGGCCCTGGCGCGGGCCAGGCGGGCCCAGACGGCGCGGAGCCTGGTGGAGTCCACCGACCTCAGGCTGACCGACGTGGGGTTCGCGGCGGGCTTCTCCAGCATCCGTCAGTTCAACGAGACGATGCGCGAGGTCTACGGCTCCTCACCCACGCAGCTCCGCGGGCGCCGTCGCCACGGCCGCCCCGCCTCGGGGACGGTGTCGTTCCGGTTGGCCGTCCGCACCCCCTTCGAGGGTCGGTCGCTGCTCGAGTTCCTCGCGGTCCGTGCGGTGCCGGGTGTCGAGGTGGCCGACGAGTCGTCGTACTCCCGCACACTGTCTCTGCCCCACGGTCACGGGACGGTGCGCCTGGAGCTGGCCGACCTCCTGGCCGACGGCGGGGTCGGACAGGTGTCGGCGACCTTCGAGCTCAGCGACCTGCGCGACACCTCGGCGGCGGTCGAACGGACCCGGCGACTGCTCGACGCCGACTGCGACCCCGTCGCCGTCACCGAGGCGCTCGCCAGCGACCCGGTGATCGGCCCGCTCGTACGACGACACCCCGGCCTGCGCGTGCCCGGCCACGTCGACGGGGCGGAGCTGGCAGTCCGTGCCGTTCTCGGCCAGCAGGTCAGCGTCGCGCGCGCCCGAGGGATGGCAGAAGGCCTGGTCGCCGAGCACGGGGTCGCGATCGAGACCGGGACGGACGGGCTGACCCGGCTCTTCCCCACAGCCGCAGCGCTCGCGGGGCTGGCTCCCGAGGACTTCCCGATGCCTCGTGCCCGGGGCCGGGCCCTCCTCGCGCTCTGCGCAGCCGTCGCGGACGGCCAGGTCGCGCTCGACCGGGGTGGCGACCGGGTCGCCGTACGGGACTCCCTCCTCGCCATCCCCGGCATCGGACCCTGGACGGCCGACTACATCGCCCTGCGCGCCCTCGGCGACCCCGACGTCTTCCTCCCCACCGACGTCGGCATCAGACATGCCCTGGCCGCACTCGGTGCCGACCCGGCCGACGCGGCCACGCTGAGCGAGGAGTGGCGTCCCTGGCGCTCCTACGCGCAGCTCCAGCTCTGGCACTCCCTGTCCACTCCCGAAGGAGAACGTTGA
- a CDS encoding cryptochrome/photolyase family protein: MTAIVWLRRDLRLHDHPALAAAAEAGLVLPLFVRDPRLAGAGDARRSRLEASLAAFDVATDGALVVRTGNPAVVVPEVAAEAGARSVHVTGEFTPFALARDRQVAQALDSDGISMHAGGTPYAVRPGTLLTGGGTPYQVFTPFSRAWHGHEVAPPEPRPAGLRWRRTVESERLDEGLVDHGRSFGPVGEEAALARWREFLEDGLEHYAEGRDRPDLDGTSQLSVHLKHGEIHPRTLLADVAAHPAARSTGARTFVTELAWREFYADVLWHRPDSAWADLRDSLTRMSYDTQVETEPLVEAWRAGRTGFPFVDAGMRQLLETGWMHNRLRMVTASFLAKDLHVWWPVGARHFLDHLVDGDLASNNHGWQWVAGTGTDASPYFRVFNPVTQGTRFDPQGDFVRRWVPELAHLEGRQAHEPWRHADGYAHGYPERIVDHDHERVEALERYEQARSTA; the protein is encoded by the coding sequence ATGACCGCGATCGTGTGGCTCAGGCGCGACCTGCGCCTCCACGACCACCCTGCCCTGGCTGCCGCAGCCGAAGCGGGCCTCGTGCTGCCGCTCTTCGTCCGCGACCCGCGCTTGGCGGGAGCCGGCGACGCGCGCCGCAGCCGCCTGGAGGCGTCGCTCGCGGCCTTCGACGTCGCCACTGACGGGGCCCTCGTGGTGCGCACCGGCAACCCCGCCGTGGTCGTGCCTGAGGTGGCAGCGGAGGCAGGCGCGCGCAGCGTGCACGTCACGGGCGAGTTCACCCCCTTCGCCCTGGCCCGGGACCGGCAGGTCGCGCAGGCCCTCGACTCGGACGGGATCTCGATGCACGCCGGCGGGACGCCGTACGCCGTGCGTCCCGGCACCCTGCTGACCGGGGGCGGTACGCCCTACCAGGTCTTCACGCCGTTCTCCCGGGCGTGGCACGGCCACGAGGTCGCCCCGCCCGAGCCTCGTCCTGCCGGCCTGCGCTGGCGACGGACGGTGGAGTCCGAGCGCCTCGACGAGGGGCTCGTGGACCACGGGCGGTCGTTCGGCCCGGTGGGGGAGGAGGCGGCGCTCGCTCGGTGGCGCGAGTTCCTCGAGGACGGCCTCGAGCACTACGCCGAAGGGCGGGACAGGCCCGACCTCGACGGGACCAGCCAGCTCTCCGTCCACCTGAAGCACGGCGAGATCCACCCGCGCACGCTGCTCGCCGACGTGGCCGCGCACCCGGCCGCTCGGTCGACGGGCGCGCGCACCTTCGTGACCGAGCTCGCCTGGCGGGAGTTCTACGCCGACGTCCTCTGGCACCGACCGGACTCCGCGTGGGCGGACCTGCGCGACTCGCTGACGCGGATGTCGTACGACACCCAGGTCGAGACCGAGCCGTTGGTCGAGGCATGGCGCGCCGGCCGGACAGGCTTCCCGTTCGTCGACGCCGGGATGCGCCAGCTGCTCGAGACCGGCTGGATGCACAACCGGCTCCGGATGGTGACCGCCAGCTTCCTCGCCAAGGACCTCCACGTCTGGTGGCCGGTGGGCGCGCGCCACTTCCTCGACCACCTCGTCGACGGCGACCTCGCCTCCAACAACCACGGCTGGCAGTGGGTCGCAGGCACGGGCACGGACGCGTCGCCCTACTTCAGGGTCTTCAACCCCGTCACCCAGGGGACGCGGTTCGACCCCCAGGGCGACTTCGTACGCCGCTGGGTCCCCGAGCTGGCCCACCTCGAGGGCCGTCAGGCCCACGAGCCCTGGCGGCACGCGGACGGCTACGCCCACGGCTACCCCGAGCGGATCGTGGACCACGACCATGAGCGGGTCGAGGCGCTCGAACGCTACGAGCAGGCCCGGTCGACCGCCTGA
- a CDS encoding SDR family NAD(P)-dependent oxidoreductase yields MSNDDVVNGRRFWLVGASSGIGAALARELRARGAHVAISARKAEDLHEVAGGDMVVVPLDATDRQAVSAAEGEVRAALGGLDTVVWCAGYWEQFDAARWDADSFQRHVEVNLLGLNNVLAAVVPPMVDAGHGHLVGIASVAGYRGLAGAEAYGATKAAQINLLEGLRAALRRHGVRVTTVCPGFVRTPMTDTNDFPMPFMVEAEEAARTIADGLEAQRTEIVFPLPMAIMMKVARVVPVRVWSAITTRIGNPADG; encoded by the coding sequence ATGAGCAACGATGACGTGGTCAACGGCCGGCGTTTCTGGCTGGTCGGTGCCAGCAGCGGCATCGGTGCGGCCCTCGCGCGCGAGCTGCGCGCTCGCGGAGCCCACGTGGCGATCAGCGCCCGCAAGGCCGAGGACCTCCACGAGGTCGCCGGTGGCGACATGGTCGTCGTACCCCTCGACGCGACGGACCGGCAGGCCGTCAGCGCGGCCGAGGGCGAGGTCAGGGCCGCCCTGGGAGGCCTCGACACGGTCGTGTGGTGTGCCGGCTACTGGGAGCAGTTCGACGCTGCGCGGTGGGACGCCGACTCCTTCCAGCGCCACGTCGAGGTCAACCTGCTCGGGCTCAACAACGTGCTGGCCGCCGTCGTCCCGCCGATGGTCGACGCCGGGCACGGCCACCTGGTCGGCATCGCCTCCGTCGCGGGCTACCGCGGACTCGCCGGCGCCGAGGCCTACGGGGCCACCAAGGCCGCCCAGATCAACCTGCTCGAGGGTCTGCGCGCCGCGCTCAGGCGCCACGGCGTGCGGGTCACCACCGTCTGCCCCGGGTTCGTCCGCACTCCCATGACCGACACCAACGACTTCCCGATGCCGTTCATGGTGGAGGCGGAGGAGGCTGCGCGCACGATTGCCGACGGCCTCGAGGCGCAGCGCACCGAGATCGTCTTCCCGCTCCCGATGGCGATCATGATGAAGGTCGCGCGCGTCGTGCCCGTGCGCGTGTGGTCGGCCATCACGACCAGGATCGGCAACCCGGCGGACGGATGA
- a CDS encoding SAM-dependent methyltransferase has protein sequence MTTLTTAPTRLPVAVPSGLRAGVARRILRAVAGRVPVDVRLPDGSLLAGGAGEPGRPVLELVRPEAFFRRVSEHPKIGIGEGYMAGDWRPAAGTDLAEVLLPFAERMTTAVPPALARLRRVVDRPIPRAQRNSLEGSRRNIEAHYDLSNDLFAAFLDETMSYSSALFEESLPFHDQDLALAQVRKVHAILDLAHVGAGSRVLEIGTGWGTLAIEAARRGAEVTTVTLSREQADLAQGRVEAAGLAHLVDIRLQDYREVSGTYDAVVSVEMIEAVGEEYWPTYFEAIDRLLAPGGVAAVQAILMAHDRYLATRRSYGWIQKHIFPGGMIPSVQAITTTADKHTRLRVDRVHAFGPHYAETLRRWRYAFDAAWPEINRLGFDETFRRKWEFYLAYCEAGFDSGYLDVAQVRLTRRGREGRA, from the coding sequence ATGACCACGCTGACCACAGCCCCGACACGGCTTCCCGTGGCAGTGCCCTCAGGCCTGCGCGCCGGCGTGGCACGTCGGATCCTCCGGGCGGTGGCGGGCCGCGTCCCCGTGGACGTGCGACTTCCCGACGGCTCGCTCCTCGCCGGCGGGGCGGGGGAGCCCGGACGCCCCGTGCTCGAGCTCGTGCGACCGGAAGCGTTCTTCCGCCGCGTCTCCGAGCACCCGAAGATCGGCATCGGCGAAGGCTACATGGCCGGAGACTGGCGGCCGGCTGCCGGCACCGACCTGGCCGAGGTGCTGCTGCCCTTCGCCGAGCGGATGACCACCGCGGTTCCGCCGGCGCTCGCGCGTCTGCGCCGGGTGGTCGACCGACCGATCCCCAGGGCGCAGCGCAACTCGCTCGAGGGCTCGCGCCGCAACATCGAGGCCCACTACGACCTGAGCAACGACCTCTTCGCCGCCTTCCTCGACGAGACCATGAGCTACAGCTCGGCGCTGTTCGAGGAGTCCCTGCCCTTCCACGACCAGGACCTGGCCCTGGCCCAGGTCCGCAAGGTGCACGCGATCCTCGACCTCGCGCACGTCGGTGCCGGAAGCCGGGTGCTGGAGATCGGCACCGGGTGGGGCACTCTCGCCATCGAGGCGGCCCGGCGCGGCGCGGAGGTGACCACCGTGACTCTCTCGCGCGAGCAGGCCGACCTGGCGCAGGGGCGTGTCGAGGCCGCCGGGCTCGCACACCTGGTCGACATCCGGCTGCAGGACTACCGCGAGGTCTCAGGCACGTACGACGCCGTGGTCAGCGTCGAGATGATCGAAGCCGTGGGCGAGGAGTACTGGCCCACCTACTTCGAGGCCATCGACCGGCTCCTCGCCCCGGGCGGGGTCGCAGCGGTGCAGGCGATCCTCATGGCCCACGACCGCTACCTGGCCACACGGCGCTCCTACGGCTGGATCCAGAAGCACATCTTCCCCGGCGGGATGATCCCCTCGGTCCAGGCCATCACGACGACCGCGGACAAGCACACCCGGCTGCGGGTCGACCGGGTGCACGCCTTCGGTCCGCACTACGCCGAGACGCTGCGGCGCTGGCGCTACGCGTTCGACGCGGCCTGGCCCGAGATCAACCGCCTCGGGTTCGACGAGACCTTCCGCCGGAAGTGGGAGTTCTACCTGGCCTACTGTGAGGCGGGATTCGACTCCGGCTACCTCGACGTCGCGCAGGTGCGACTGACCCGCCGGGGACGGGAGGGACGGGCATGA
- a CDS encoding DUF1365 domain-containing protein encodes MSALDAPQVPALVVGTVSHVRRAPMRHAFENAHYQWLVDLDALPRFRGPLRWLARFDARDHLDGGRLGGGIRGDLSRWLAGRGVVVEPGDRVLMLAHARVLGHVFDPLTVFWCLRADGSPRAVVFEVHNTYGERHAYLVEADERGRARLDKEFYVSPFNDTSGTYDLAWRLTSDQVLVSISLERAGSRVFTAVTTGRPVPATTSTVLRTSARHLFMTHRVSLLIRWHGIRLWLARLPIQPRPAHSQEAVR; translated from the coding sequence GTGAGCGCGCTCGACGCCCCGCAGGTGCCCGCGCTCGTGGTCGGCACGGTCAGCCACGTGCGCCGTGCTCCGATGCGCCATGCCTTCGAGAACGCCCACTACCAGTGGCTGGTCGACCTCGACGCGCTGCCGCGGTTCAGGGGCCCTCTGCGGTGGCTGGCCCGGTTCGACGCACGGGACCACCTCGACGGCGGACGTCTCGGGGGTGGAATCCGTGGAGACCTGAGCCGGTGGCTGGCGGGCCGCGGGGTCGTGGTCGAGCCCGGGGACAGGGTCCTCATGCTGGCCCACGCCCGGGTCCTCGGCCACGTGTTCGACCCGCTGACGGTCTTCTGGTGCCTGCGCGCGGACGGCTCGCCGCGTGCGGTGGTGTTCGAGGTGCACAACACCTACGGCGAGCGCCACGCCTACCTCGTCGAGGCCGACGAGCGTGGTCGCGCCCGGCTCGACAAGGAGTTCTACGTCTCGCCCTTCAACGACACCAGCGGCACCTACGACCTGGCGTGGCGCCTCACGTCCGACCAGGTACTGGTGAGCATCTCCCTCGAGCGGGCGGGCTCGCGGGTCTTCACCGCGGTGACGACCGGACGTCCCGTGCCCGCCACGACGAGCACCGTCCTGCGCACGTCCGCCCGCCACCTCTTCATGACCCACCGCGTGAGCCTGCTGATCCGCTGGCACGGCATCCGCCTCTGGCTCGCCCGACTCCCCATCCAGCCCAGACCCGCGCACTCCCAGGAGGCAGTTCGATGA